One window of the Pyrus communis chromosome 17, drPyrComm1.1, whole genome shotgun sequence genome contains the following:
- the LOC137721911 gene encoding shaggy-related protein kinase alpha-like: MASVGVAPTSSRREPSGHVVGVDKLPEEMNDMKIRDDKEMESTVAVVDGNGTETGHIIVTTIGGRNGQPKQTISYMAERVVGHGSFGVVFQAKCLETGETVAIKKVLQDKRYKNRELQTMRLLDHPNVVSLKHCFFSTTEKDELYLNLVLEYVPETVHRVIKHYNKLNQRMPLIYVKLYTYQIFRSLSYIHRCIGVCHRDIKPQNLLVNPHTHQVKLCDFGSAKVLVKGEPNISYICSRYYRAPELIFGATEYTSAIDVWSVGCVLAELLLGQPLFPGESGVDQLVEIIKVLGTPTREEIKCMNPNYTEFKFPQIKAHPWHKIFHKRMPPEAVDLVSRLLQYSPNLRCTALDALVHSFFDDLRDPNTRLPNGRFLPPLFNFKSHELKGVPAETLMKLVPEHARKQVPFLASD; this comes from the exons ATGGCTTCAGTGGGTGTGGCGCCTACGTCAAGTAGGAGAGAACCCAGTGGTCACGTGGTTGGTGTGGATAAGTTGCCAGAGGAGATGAATGACATGAAAATTAGGGATGACAAA GAAATGGAATCCACAGTTGCAGTCGTTGATGGTAACGGAACAGAGACAGGCCATATAATCGTGACAACTATTGGTGGTAGAAATGGCCAGCCAAAACAg ACAATCAGTTACATGGCTGAGCGTGTTGTCGGACACGGATCATTTGGAGTTGTGTTCCAA GCAAAGTGCTTAGAGACTGGTGAAACTGTGGCTATTAAGAAGGTTCTGCAAGATAAGAGGTACAAGAATCGTGAGCTACAGACGATGCGCCTTCTTGACCACCcaaatgttgtttctttgaAACATTGCTTCTTTTCAACGACGGAAAAGGATGAACTTTATCTTAACTTGGTGCTTGAGTATGTTCCTGAAACGGTTCACCGTGTGATTAAACACTACAACAAGTTGAACCAAAGGATGCCCCTTATATATGTTAAACTCTACACATACCAG ATCTTTAGGTCGTTATCCTACATTCACCGCTGCATTGGAGTGTGTCATCGGGACATTAAGCCTCAAAATCTTCTG GTGAACCCACATACCCACCAAGTAAAGTTGTGCGACTTTGGAAGTGCCAAAGTTTTG GTAAAAGGAGAGCCAAATATATCTTATATCTGCTCTAGATATTATAGAGCACCGGAACTTATATTTGGAGCAACTGAGTATACTTCAGCTATTGATGTTTGGTCTGTTGGGTGTGTTCTTGCTGAGCTATTGCTCGGTCAG CCTCTCTTTCCTGGTGAGAGTGGAGTTGACCAGCTTGTTGAGATTATCAAG GTTTTGGGCACTCCAACACGGGAGGAAATCAAATGCATGAACCCTAACTATACGGAGTTCAAATTTCCTCAAATCAAAGCTCACCCGTGGCACAAG ATATTCCACAAGCGTATGCCTCCAGAAGCTGTTGATCTGGTTTCAAGACTGCTGCAATACTCTCCTAACCTGCGGTGCACAGCT CTGGATGCCTTGGTCCACTCCTTCTTTGATGATCTTCGTGACCCGAATACCCGCCTGCCGAATGGACGCTTCCTTCCGCCTTTGTTCAACTTTAAATCACATG AATTAAAGGGAGTGCCTGCGGAAACTTTGATGAAATTGGTTCCAGAACACGCGCGAAAGCAAGTCCCGTTCTTGGCGTCTGATTAG
- the LOC137723788 gene encoding serpin-ZX-like, whose amino-acid sequence MASPLKLISCSLFLLFSFIFWSKKPPIHPTVIAKTLTTPPVQLPVISRDRDLSDLRIFVRSQTAAAMRITKPLLQSEAKDKNMVFSPLSIHIVLSLIVAGTKGPARDQLLSFLKSNSTAELNALAADLVPLVLADGSASGGPRLSFANGLWVDESLSIKPSFKEAVAVFYKAVADKVDFQNKADEVRIKVNSWAQGKTGGLIKEFLPPASINGATRLVFANALYFKGVWEEKFDALNTKEHDFNLLDGSSVRAHFMTSDKWQFVRAFDGFKVLQLPYRQGGEEEGKPPRRRFSMYLILPDAEDGLPGLVDKVCSGSDFLNRHQPYGKVEVGDFKIPRFKFSSDLEASKTLKDLGLVLPFTSELTEMFNWLPSGDAFRMLHKSCVEVNEEGTEAAAVTGILAGSSLNPPDKIDFVADHPFMFVIREEITGTVLFIGQVLNPLAG is encoded by the coding sequence ATGGCATCTCCTCTCAAACTAATTTCCTGCTCGCTGTTTTTACTTTTCAGCTTTATTTTCTGGTCCAAGAAGCCGCCTATTCACCCCACCGTCATCGCAAAAACCCTAACCACTCCTCCGGTCCAACTTCCAGTGATATCTAGGGATAGGGATTTGTcagatttgagaatttttgtCCGCAGCCAAACAGCTGCCGCTATGAGAATCACAAAGCCTTTGCTTCAGTCCGAAGCCAAGGACAAAAACATGGTGTTCTCTCCGCTGTCCATCCACATCGTTTTGAGCCTGATCGTGGCGGGGACAAAGGGTCCGGCGAGGGACCAGTTACTCTCTTTTCTCAAGTCCAACTCCACCGCCGAACTCAACGCCCTCGCTGCGGATCTAGTTCCATTGGTTTTGGCAGATGGATCTGCCAGTGGCGGTCCCCGTCTGTCCTTTGCCAATGGACTTTGGGTTGATGAGTCTCTCTCTATCAAGCCTTCTTTCAAAGAGGCGGTGGCCGTGTTTTACAAGGCAGTTGCGGACAAAGTCGATTTCCAGAACAAAGCGGATGAGGTGAGAATCAAAGTGAATTCTTGGGCCCAAGGGAAGACTGGTGGCCTGATCAAAGAATTTCTTCCTCCCGCATCAATTAACGGTGCAACAAGGCTCGTGTTTGCGAATGCATTGTACTTCAAAGGGGTTTGGGAGGAGAAGTTTGATGCGTTGAATACCAAAGAGCATGACTTCAACCTCCTCGACGGGAGCTCAGTTCGGGCACACTTCATGACCAGTGACAAGTGGCAGTTTGTAAGGGCGTTTGACGGCTTTAAAGTCTTACAGCTTCCTTACCGACAaggtggagaagaagaaggcaaaCCTCCTCGGCGACGTTTCTCCATGTACTTGATTCTGCCTGATGCGGAAGACGGACTGCCAGGTTTGGTGGACAAAGTTTGTTCCGGATCTGACTTCTTGAATCGACATCAACCGTACGGTAAAGTTGAAGTGGGCGACTTCAAAATCCCAAGGTTTAAGTTTTCTTCCGACTTGGAAGCGTCCAAAACTCTCAAGGATTTAGGATTGGTGTTGCCTTTTACTAGTGAGTTGACAGAGATGTTTAACTGGCTTCCTTCCGGCGATGCTTTTAGGATGCTTCACAAATCCTGCGTTGAAGTTAATGAAGAAGGCACTGAAGCGGCAGCTGTTACTGGCATTCTTGCGGGGAGTTCGCTTAATCCTCCTGACAAGATAGATTTTGTGGCCGATCATCCATTCATGTTCGTCATCAGAGAAGAAATTACTGGAACGGTGTTGTTCATTGGGCAAGTGCTGAATCCGCTCGCGGGTTGA
- the LOC137722141 gene encoding polygalacturonase At1g48100-like: MMKLSRFFTLLFVVLLVFVIVFLQKRHIKHKDLHITSRILNWPWPYHVPKIWPPYSSPSVYPKSPSVQIPESPPPDYPENPYKLRVFNVLDFGAQGNGVKDDTEAFQDTWNAVCQAEISTAAMFLVPNNLSFLIQPIVFEGPCKSRLVFQIEGALMPPDGPDQWPPNTKRQDWLLFKEVHRMLMQGNGLLNGRGEKWWDLPCKPHKGGKGPCDSPSVSAHHRSYYHDLTVENSPLYIIRFSKGSDLFVRGLRLENSPKIHIRFDSCAHVSVESISIISPEDSPNTDGIHIEDTTNAEIHHSTISTGDDCVSIGTGCYNVDISYMTCGPSHGISIGSLGKGNSQACVTNITVSDSIIKNSNNGVRIKTWQGGSGMVSKVTFKDIHMDTVLNPIIINQFYCLKKQCSNQTSAVLIDSVQFSNIMGTYDSRKPPMHLACSDSLPCKNLTLSGIHLLPAQGGTHLDPFCSQAFGTKDAFSTPQAPCLMTGYPKGLENEVDRSCF; this comes from the exons ATGATGAAGCTCTCTCGTTTCTTCACGCTGCTTTTTGTTGTGCTTTTAGTGTTTGTCATTGTTTTCCTTCAAAAACGACATATAAAACACAAAGATTTGCACATAACATCTCGGATATTAAATTGGCCATGGCCATACCATGTACCGAAAATATGGCCGCCATATTCCTCCCCATCCGTCTACCCTAAGAGTCCATCGGTTCAAATACCAGAATCTCCACCTCCAGATTACCCTGAGAATCCTTACAAGTTGCGGGTTTTTAATGTGTTGGACTTCGGTGCTCAGGGGAATGGTGTCAAAGATGACACTGAAGCATTCCAGGACACTTGGAATGCTGTTTGCCAAGCTGAAATTAGCACTGCTGCCATGTTTCTTGTTCCTAACAATTTATCCTTCTTGATTCAACCTATCGTTTTCGAGGGGCCTTGCAAATCTAGGCTTGTGTTTCAG ATTGAGGGAGCCCTTATGCCTCCGGATGGACCCGATCAATGGCCCCCAAACACCAAGAGGCAAGACTGGCTGCTCTTCAAAGAAGTCCATAGAATGCTAATGCAAGGGAATGGTCTTTTAAATGGGAGAGGAGAGAAATGGTGGGACCTCCCCTGCAAGCCTCACAAG GGAGGAAAGGGTCCTTGTGATAGCCCATCTGTAAGTGCTCACCACAGAAGTTATTATCATGATTTAACAGTTGAAAATAGCCCTCTTTAT ATCATAAGGTTCTCAAAAGGGTCAGATTTGTTTGTTCGAGGACTTAGGCTTGAGAACAGCCCCAAGATTCATATTCGTTTTGATAGTTGTGCACATGTCAGTGTCGAAAGCATTAGCATAATTTCACCTGAAGACAGTCCCAACACAGATGGAATCCACATAGAGGACACAACCAATGCCGAAATACACCATTCAACCATTTCCACGG GCGATGATTGTGTCTCGATTGGAACGGGCTGCTATAACGTGGATATAAGTTACATGACGTGTGGTCCAAGTCACGGAATAAG CATAGGTAGTCTTGGCAAAGGAAACTCACAAGCCTGTGTTACAAACATCACAGTGAGTGACTCCATCATCAAGAATTCCAACAACGGTGTTCGGATCAAAACATGGCAAGGCGGCTCCGGCATGGTATCTAAAGTAACCTTCAAGGACATTCACATGGACACAGTTTTAAACCCCATTATCATAAACCAGTTTTACTGCCTCAAGAAACAATGCTCCAACCAAACTTCTGCAGTATTGATTGACAGTGTTCAGTTCTCAAACATAATGGGCACGTATGACAGTAGAAAGCCTCCTATGCATCTTGCTTGCAGCGATTCACTGCCATGCAAAAATCTGACCCTGTCGGGAATACACTTGCTTCCTGCTCAAGGAGGGACTCACTTGGATCCATTTTGCTCGCAAGCTTTTGGTACTAAGGATGCATTTTCCACTCCACAGGCTCCATGTTTGATGACAGGTTACCCCAAAGGGCTGGAAAATGAGGTGGATAGGTCATGTTTTTAG